One Paracidovorax avenae ATCC 19860 genomic region harbors:
- a CDS encoding methyl-accepting chemotaxis protein, with protein MTLAQKLVALVAFFLAVLLLVGATGLAQLRAVSAAQREMYTDTVVPLRKVVDGGRQAAVHFRRMYPFILKTDAKSREETLSLNQQSEQSVLDAIGLLRQEGASAELRATGQKLADTWARYKASVAKLQAAAQAGDAEAAMGELNASTDRLHVEVRNLLLEAGKLQEQLARDETERVAASVDRTFRIVSAFIAAGAVLGGLLGWRIIRSVLRQLGGDPAQATAIARQIADGDLRESFAAGAGDTSSLVHHLSAMRLQLAQVIGQVRQSADAVSQASVEISSGTNDLSARTEQQAAALEQTAASMEHLGSTSRQNADSARQANELAVNASTVAVRGGEVVAEVVQTMRGINDSSRKIADIIGVIDSIAFQTNILALNAAVEAARAGEQGRGFAVVAGEVRLLAQRSAQAAREIKDLIGASVERVGQGSQLVDRAGTTMAEVVSAIQRVTGLVSEISAASGAQSDGVAQVSEAITVMDQGTQQNAALVEQSAAAAQSMQQQAAHLVRAVDAFRI; from the coding sequence ATGACATTGGCGCAGAAGCTGGTCGCGCTGGTGGCTTTCTTCCTGGCCGTCCTCCTGCTCGTCGGGGCCACGGGCCTGGCCCAGCTGCGCGCGGTGAGCGCCGCCCAGCGCGAGATGTACACCGACACCGTCGTCCCGTTGCGCAAGGTGGTGGACGGGGGACGGCAGGCGGCGGTGCATTTCCGGCGCATGTACCCGTTCATCCTCAAGACCGACGCGAAATCCCGCGAGGAAACGCTGTCGCTCAACCAGCAGTCGGAGCAGTCCGTGCTCGACGCCATCGGCCTGCTGCGCCAGGAAGGAGCCAGCGCGGAGCTGCGCGCCACGGGCCAGAAGCTGGCGGACACCTGGGCCCGCTACAAGGCGTCGGTGGCCAAGCTGCAGGCGGCTGCGCAGGCCGGCGATGCGGAAGCGGCCATGGGCGAGCTCAACGCCTCCACCGACCGGCTGCACGTCGAAGTCCGCAACCTGCTGCTGGAAGCCGGCAAGCTGCAGGAGCAGCTCGCCCGGGACGAGACCGAGCGCGTGGCCGCCTCCGTGGACCGCACCTTCCGCATCGTGTCCGCGTTCATCGCGGCGGGCGCGGTGCTCGGGGGGCTGCTGGGCTGGCGGATCATCCGCTCCGTCCTGCGCCAGCTGGGCGGCGATCCAGCCCAGGCGACCGCGATCGCCCGCCAGATCGCCGATGGTGACCTGCGCGAGAGCTTCGCGGCGGGCGCGGGCGACACTTCCAGCCTGGTCCACCATCTCTCGGCCATGCGCCTGCAGCTGGCCCAGGTGATCGGGCAGGTCCGCCAGTCCGCGGACGCGGTTTCCCAGGCCTCCGTGGAAATATCCTCCGGCACGAACGACCTCTCGGCCCGCACCGAGCAGCAGGCCGCCGCCCTGGAGCAGACGGCCGCATCGATGGAGCACCTGGGCTCCACCTCGCGCCAGAACGCCGACAGCGCCCGCCAGGCCAACGAACTCGCCGTGAACGCGAGCACCGTGGCCGTGCGGGGCGGGGAGGTCGTGGCCGAAGTCGTGCAGACCATGCGCGGCATCAACGATTCCAGCCGCAAGATCGCGGACATCATCGGCGTGATCGATTCCATCGCCTTCCAGACCAACATCCTGGCGCTCAACGCGGCGGTGGAAGCGGCCCGTGCCGGCGAACAGGGCCGCGGCTTCGCCGTCGTGGCCGGAGAGGTGCGGCTGCTGGCCCAGCGCAGCGCCCAGGCCGCGCGGGAAATCAAGGACCTGATCGGTGCCAGCGTGGAGCGCGTGGGCCAGGGTTCGCAACTCGTGGACCGGGCAGGCACCACCATGGCCGAAGTGGTGTCCGCCATCCAGCGCGTCACCGGCCTGGTCAGCGAGATCAGCGCCGCCAGTGGCGCCCAGAGCGACGGCGTGGCCCAGGTCAGCGAAGCCATCACCGTCATGGACCAGGGCACCCAGCAGAACGCCGCGCTGGTGGAGCAGAGCGCCGCCGCCGCCCAGTCCATGCAGCAGCAGGCCGCCCACCTCGTCCGCGCCGTGGACGCATTCCGCATCTGA
- a CDS encoding TRAP transporter large permease, protein MAITLFVSAVLLMALGFPVAFALAMSAAIAVFVGGRYPQLIVFKEMFTGIDSFPLMAVPFFILAAEIMSGGALTVVLLRFAAQFVGHLRGGLGHANILSLTLFSGISGSALADAAGPGSMMVKMMDKAGYSRAYAAALTASTAIVGPIIPPSIIMIIYALQDEQVSVGALFIAGFAPGILIALAMALVNWRVCVKRDYRSREPRPTGREMLANSIRAIPALMLVVLILVGIRFGIFTPTEASVVAVFYALVCGKWIYRTLEWKALPHIAARSALLTASVLLVVAASAAFAWVLTVEGVPQQLAETIVGWNLSPVTFLIAVNILLLLFGIFMEPLPGVMILVPILAPISAALGIDPIHFAMVVIVNLTLGMITPPVGGLLFVTSVATKVPLAALTRELPPFLVAHLIVLALLTFVPAISTWLPHALGF, encoded by the coding sequence ATGGCCATCACCCTTTTCGTTTCCGCCGTCCTGCTGATGGCGCTGGGCTTTCCCGTCGCGTTCGCGCTCGCCATGTCGGCCGCCATCGCGGTCTTCGTGGGCGGGCGCTATCCGCAGCTGATCGTGTTCAAGGAGATGTTCACGGGCATCGACAGCTTTCCGCTGATGGCCGTGCCCTTCTTCATCCTCGCGGCCGAGATCATGTCCGGCGGCGCGCTCACCGTGGTGCTGCTGCGCTTCGCGGCGCAGTTCGTGGGCCACCTGCGCGGCGGGCTCGGCCACGCCAACATCCTCTCGCTCACGCTGTTCTCGGGCATCTCCGGTTCGGCCCTGGCCGACGCGGCCGGTCCCGGCTCGATGATGGTCAAGATGATGGACAAGGCCGGCTATTCGCGCGCCTACGCCGCCGCGCTCACGGCCAGCACCGCCATCGTGGGGCCGATCATCCCGCCCTCGATCATCATGATCATCTACGCGCTGCAGGACGAGCAGGTCTCGGTGGGCGCGCTCTTCATCGCCGGTTTCGCGCCGGGCATCCTCATCGCGCTGGCGATGGCGTTGGTCAACTGGCGGGTGTGCGTGAAGCGCGACTACCGCTCGCGCGAGCCGCGCCCCACGGGCCGCGAAATGCTCGCCAACAGCATCCGCGCCATCCCGGCCCTGATGCTGGTGGTGCTGATCCTGGTGGGTATCCGCTTCGGCATCTTCACGCCGACCGAGGCCTCCGTGGTGGCCGTGTTCTACGCCCTCGTCTGCGGCAAGTGGATCTACCGCACGCTGGAGTGGAAGGCCCTGCCGCACATCGCCGCGCGCTCGGCACTGCTCACCGCCTCGGTGTTGCTGGTGGTGGCCGCCTCGGCCGCCTTCGCCTGGGTGCTGACGGTGGAAGGCGTGCCCCAGCAACTGGCCGAGACGATCGTGGGCTGGAACCTCTCGCCCGTCACCTTCCTCATCGCGGTCAACATCCTGCTGCTGCTCTTCGGCATCTTCATGGAGCCGCTGCCGGGCGTGATGATCCTCGTGCCCATCCTCGCGCCCATCTCGGCGGCGCTGGGCATCGACCCGATCCACTTCGCGATGGTGGTGATCGTCAACCTCACGCTGGGCATGATCACCCCGCCCGTGGGCGGCCTGCTGTTCGTCACCTCGGTCGCCACCAAGGTGCCGCTGGCGGCGCTCACGCGCGAGTTGCCGCCGTTCCTCGTGGCCCACCTGATCGTGCTGGCCCTGCTCACCTTCGTGCCCGCCATCTCCACCTGGCTGCCGCACGCGCTGGGCTTCTGA
- a CDS encoding glycoside hydrolase family 18 protein encodes MRTPWTRILGIACLAILAAPAWSDTAASAHAPTSAATPAREVVGYFTSWGIYARGYTAKSLASQGALPRITTLNYAFGTVAPASADGSGPVGCRLGDAWADVERPWTAEESVNGTAVDDSQPLRGNFQQLRALKRLQPGLKVLVSLGGWNGSKWFSDAALTPASRSAFVKSCVDLFIRGRTGGETEGNGPAAGVFDGIDIDWEHVAAEAAAGNIVRPEDTANFTLLLQEFRRQLDAIDPALRLTIAAPAGPQNSAKIELAAVAKTVDFINLMAYDLHVSSERRTNHQAALAPSPRDPDRARDLSVLEAAGRYLQAGVPRSKLVVGAPLYSQGWSGVSPAGNGLYQPAAGPAQGTYEAGVDDFKSVRARPGFTRHRDAWSRAAWLFDGSTFWTFDDEQVVREKARIVRATGLRGMMFWELSGDGGELVRAAGEELSTGR; translated from the coding sequence ATGAGGACACCCTGGACCCGCATCCTGGGCATCGCCTGCCTGGCCATCCTGGCCGCCCCTGCCTGGAGCGACACGGCCGCGTCCGCCCACGCACCGACCAGCGCCGCGACACCCGCACGCGAAGTGGTGGGCTACTTCACCTCCTGGGGCATCTATGCCCGCGGCTATACCGCGAAGAGCCTGGCCTCCCAGGGTGCCCTGCCCCGCATCACCACGCTGAACTATGCGTTCGGCACCGTCGCGCCTGCCAGTGCGGACGGCAGCGGCCCGGTGGGCTGCCGGCTCGGCGATGCCTGGGCCGACGTGGAACGGCCCTGGACGGCCGAGGAGAGCGTGAACGGCACGGCGGTGGACGACAGCCAGCCGCTGCGCGGCAACTTCCAGCAATTGCGCGCGCTCAAGCGCCTGCAGCCCGGATTGAAGGTGCTGGTCTCGCTGGGTGGCTGGAACGGCTCGAAATGGTTCTCCGACGCGGCGCTCACGCCCGCATCGCGCAGCGCATTCGTGAAGTCGTGCGTCGATCTCTTCATCCGCGGCCGCACCGGCGGGGAAACCGAAGGGAACGGCCCGGCAGCGGGCGTGTTCGACGGCATCGACATCGACTGGGAGCACGTCGCCGCGGAAGCAGCCGCCGGCAACATCGTGCGGCCGGAAGATACGGCGAACTTCACGCTGCTCCTGCAGGAATTCCGCCGGCAGCTCGATGCGATCGACCCGGCGCTGCGCCTGACCATCGCGGCACCCGCAGGCCCGCAGAACAGCGCGAAGATCGAGCTCGCGGCGGTGGCGAAGACGGTGGATTTCATCAACCTGATGGCCTACGACCTCCATGTTTCCTCGGAGCGCCGCACGAACCACCAGGCCGCGCTCGCCCCGAGCCCGCGCGACCCCGACCGGGCACGGGATCTCTCGGTGTTGGAAGCCGCCGGCCGGTACCTGCAGGCCGGGGTGCCGCGCAGCAAGCTCGTGGTCGGTGCACCGCTGTATTCGCAGGGCTGGAGCGGCGTGAGCCCGGCCGGCAACGGCCTCTACCAGCCAGCCGCGGGCCCCGCGCAGGGCACCTACGAGGCCGGCGTGGACGATTTCAAGTCCGTGCGCGCCAGGCCCGGCTTCACGCGCCACCGGGACGCGTGGTCCCGCGCGGCCTGGCTGTTCGACGGCAGCACGTTCTGGACCTTCGACGACGAGCAGGTCGTGCGCGAGAAGGCGCGCATCGTGCGGGCCACGGGCCTGCGCGGCATGATGTTCTGGGAGCTTTCCGGCGATGGCGGCGAACTGGTGCGCGCAGCCGGAGAGGAACTGTCCACGGGCCGCTGA
- a CDS encoding acyl-CoA dehydrogenase family protein, giving the protein MDLAFTPEEQAFREEIRAWVREHLPAETAHKVHNALRLTRDDLQGWAKILGKKGWLGFGWPKQFGGPGWTAVQKHLFEEECALAGAPRIVPFGPVMVAPVIMAFGSPEQQQRFLPGIASGEVWWSQGYSEPGSGSDLASLKTRAERRGDKYIVNGQKTWTTLGQYGDWMFNLVRTSTEGKPQTGISFLLLDMKSPGVTVRPIKLLDGECEVNEVFFDNVEVPAENLIGEENKGWTYAKHLLSHERTNIADVNRSKRELERLKRIARTEGLWDDLRFRDQMALLEVDIVALEMLVLRVLSAEKSGKNSLDIAGLLKIKGSEIQQRYAELMMLAAGPYSLPFIEEAMEAGWQGDAAMGALGGFPGGTVANAPLASTYFNLRKTTIYGGSNEVQRNIVAQTVLG; this is encoded by the coding sequence ATGGACCTTGCATTCACCCCCGAAGAACAGGCCTTCCGCGAAGAGATTCGCGCATGGGTCCGCGAACACCTGCCGGCAGAGACCGCGCACAAGGTGCACAACGCGCTGCGCCTGACGCGCGACGACCTGCAGGGCTGGGCGAAGATCCTCGGCAAGAAGGGCTGGCTGGGCTTCGGCTGGCCGAAGCAGTTCGGCGGTCCCGGCTGGACGGCCGTGCAGAAGCACCTGTTCGAGGAAGAGTGCGCGCTCGCCGGTGCACCGCGCATCGTGCCGTTCGGCCCGGTGATGGTGGCGCCGGTCATCATGGCCTTCGGCTCGCCCGAGCAGCAGCAGCGCTTCCTGCCCGGCATCGCAAGCGGCGAGGTGTGGTGGAGCCAGGGCTACAGCGAACCGGGCTCGGGCTCGGACCTGGCCAGCCTCAAGACCCGCGCCGAGCGCCGCGGCGACAAGTACATCGTCAACGGCCAGAAGACCTGGACCACGCTGGGCCAGTACGGCGACTGGATGTTCAACCTCGTGCGCACCAGCACGGAAGGCAAGCCGCAGACCGGCATCAGCTTCCTGCTGCTGGACATGAAGTCGCCCGGCGTCACGGTGCGGCCGATCAAGCTGCTGGACGGCGAATGCGAGGTCAACGAGGTGTTCTTCGACAACGTCGAAGTGCCGGCCGAGAACCTGATCGGCGAGGAGAACAAGGGCTGGACCTACGCCAAGCACCTGCTCAGCCACGAACGCACCAACATCGCCGACGTGAACCGCAGCAAGCGCGAACTGGAGCGACTGAAGCGCATCGCCAGGACCGAAGGACTGTGGGATGACCTGCGCTTCCGCGACCAGATGGCGCTGCTGGAGGTGGACATCGTGGCGCTGGAGATGCTGGTGCTGCGCGTGCTGTCGGCCGAGAAGTCGGGCAAGAACTCGCTGGACATCGCCGGCCTGCTGAAGATCAAGGGCAGCGAGATCCAGCAGCGCTATGCCGAACTGATGATGCTGGCCGCCGGCCCGTACTCCCTGCCCTTCATCGAGGAGGCCATGGAGGCCGGCTGGCAGGGCGATGCGGCGATGGGAGCGCTGGGCGGATTCCCGGGCGGCACGGTGGCGAATGCGCCGCTGGCGTCCACCTACTTCAACCTGCGCAAGACCACCATTTATGGCGGGAGCAACGAGGTCCAGCGAAACATCGTCGCGCAGACCGTGCTGGGCTGA
- a CDS encoding acyl-CoA dehydrogenase family protein produces MDFDFSDDQQSLRDAVRRWVDKGYAFERRRGIVAAGGFDRAAYGELAELGLTALTVPEAHDGLGQGAVDAMVAMEELGRGIVLEPLAQTFVASGVLAQCAPEAVQAAWLPRIASGEALVVLAHQERKARYRLDVCEAQATGSGDGATVTGTKSLVPAGDQADAFLVPAQHQGRMALFLVERGARGVATRGYVTQDGSRAAEVQFANAPATLVAEDGLAALELAVDIGIAAACAEAVGVMDQTVALTVDYMNQRKQFGVPIASFQALRHRVADMKMQLELARSMSYYASLKLGAPAEERRRALSRAKVQLGQSMRFVGQQSVQLHGGIGVTDEYIGSHYFKKLTQLEMTWGDTLHHLGEVSARMQDTAGVFA; encoded by the coding sequence ATGGATTTTGATTTTTCCGATGACCAGCAATCCTTGCGCGATGCGGTGCGGCGCTGGGTGGACAAGGGTTATGCGTTCGAGCGGCGCCGCGGCATCGTGGCGGCGGGCGGGTTCGATCGGGCGGCCTATGGCGAACTGGCGGAGCTGGGCCTGACGGCGCTGACCGTGCCGGAGGCCCACGACGGGCTGGGCCAGGGCGCGGTGGATGCGATGGTGGCCATGGAGGAACTGGGCCGCGGCATCGTGCTGGAGCCGCTGGCGCAGACCTTCGTGGCCAGCGGGGTGCTGGCGCAGTGCGCGCCGGAAGCCGTGCAGGCCGCGTGGCTGCCGCGCATCGCGAGCGGCGAGGCGCTGGTGGTGCTCGCCCACCAGGAGCGCAAGGCACGCTACCGGCTGGACGTGTGCGAGGCCCAGGCCACCGGCTCGGGCGACGGCGCCACGGTAACGGGCACCAAGAGCCTCGTGCCCGCGGGCGACCAGGCGGATGCGTTCCTGGTGCCGGCGCAGCACCAGGGCCGCATGGCCCTGTTCCTTGTCGAGCGCGGCGCGCGGGGCGTGGCCACGCGCGGCTACGTAACGCAGGACGGCAGCCGCGCAGCGGAGGTCCAGTTCGCCAACGCACCGGCCACGCTGGTCGCGGAGGACGGGCTCGCGGCGCTGGAGCTCGCGGTGGACATCGGCATCGCCGCGGCCTGCGCCGAGGCCGTGGGCGTGATGGACCAGACTGTGGCGCTCACCGTGGACTACATGAACCAGCGCAAGCAGTTCGGCGTGCCGATCGCCAGCTTCCAGGCGCTGCGCCACCGCGTGGCCGACATGAAGATGCAGCTGGAACTCGCACGCTCGATGAGCTATTACGCCAGCCTGAAGCTGGGCGCCCCCGCCGAGGAGCGGCGCCGCGCCCTGTCGCGCGCCAAGGTGCAGCTCGGGCAGTCGATGCGCTTCGTGGGCCAGCAGTCCGTGCAGTTGCACGGGGGCATCGGCGTGACCGACGAATACATCGGCAGCCACTACTTCAAGAAGCTTACGCAGCTGGAGATGACCTGGGGCGACACGCTGCACCACCTGGGCGAGGTGTCGGCGCGCATGCAGGACACGGCGGGCGTGTTCGCCTGA
- a CDS encoding tetratricopeptide repeat protein, producing the protein MSATATPTDPNRQHLDTAREQIARGDLQQAALTLNKAQRTQPNDPRVFMLAGLMAEKAGNIPKAFDGLRRAVTLAPDWGPGQLELALLHARQNQLREAVELAEKLAAREPRNLVVLAGVVDIAHRAGDLDMAVRHLRRGLEMVPGDVQLRRLLARDLSDQGQHAEALQVWGALIDENPQDTEARLGRVKTCIAAGTPAQAVADTTALMELAPGDSVVAYYTAIAHGVTPQHQPPELHRALFDELAGLYDQHMVAGLKYKLPKIAAAKILERYPDKRLNVLDLGCGTGLLGVCLGRLDGFLIGVDISIKMIEQAARHNVYDRFHTVNLLDALRDTPSSIYDVVTALDVFIYTGDLSDTVPDAFRLIVPNGNFLFSCEAAPEDGPDLVLQANGRYAHKRSHAEAACRAAGFTTVEIEDLVLRYEGNEPVQGFLVTARK; encoded by the coding sequence ATGAGCGCCACTGCCACCCCCACCGACCCGAACCGCCAACACCTCGACACGGCGCGCGAGCAGATCGCCCGCGGCGACCTGCAGCAGGCCGCGCTCACGCTGAACAAGGCCCAGCGCACCCAGCCCAACGACCCGCGCGTGTTCATGCTGGCGGGCCTCATGGCCGAGAAGGCGGGCAATATCCCGAAGGCCTTCGACGGACTGCGCCGTGCCGTGACGCTGGCGCCCGACTGGGGTCCGGGCCAGCTGGAACTGGCACTGCTGCACGCGCGCCAGAACCAGCTGCGCGAAGCCGTGGAGCTGGCCGAGAAGCTGGCTGCGCGCGAGCCGCGCAACCTGGTGGTGCTCGCCGGCGTGGTGGACATCGCCCACCGCGCGGGCGACCTGGACATGGCCGTGCGCCACCTGCGCCGCGGCCTGGAGATGGTGCCCGGCGACGTGCAGCTGCGCCGCCTGCTCGCCCGCGACCTGAGCGACCAGGGCCAGCATGCCGAAGCGCTGCAGGTCTGGGGCGCACTCATCGACGAGAACCCGCAGGACACCGAGGCCCGCCTGGGCCGGGTGAAGACCTGCATTGCGGCCGGCACGCCGGCGCAGGCAGTGGCCGACACCACGGCGCTGATGGAGCTCGCGCCCGGCGACTCCGTGGTGGCCTACTACACCGCCATCGCCCACGGCGTGACGCCGCAGCACCAGCCGCCGGAACTGCACCGCGCGCTGTTCGACGAGCTCGCGGGCCTCTACGACCAGCACATGGTCGCCGGACTGAAGTACAAGCTGCCGAAGATCGCGGCCGCGAAGATCCTCGAACGCTACCCCGACAAGCGCCTCAACGTGCTGGACCTGGGCTGCGGCACGGGACTGCTGGGCGTGTGCCTGGGCCGCCTCGACGGCTTCCTCATCGGCGTGGACATCTCCATCAAGATGATCGAGCAGGCCGCCCGGCACAACGTGTACGACCGCTTCCACACCGTCAACCTGCTGGACGCGCTGCGCGACACGCCCTCGTCCATCTACGACGTGGTGACGGCGCTGGATGTCTTCATCTATACGGGCGACCTGTCGGACACCGTGCCCGACGCCTTCCGCCTGATCGTGCCGAACGGCAATTTCCTCTTCTCGTGCGAAGCCGCTCCCGAGGACGGCCCGGACCTGGTGCTCCAGGCCAACGGCCGCTACGCCCACAAGCGCAGCCACGCCGAGGCCGCGTGCCGGGCGGCAGGCTTCACGACGGTGGAGATCGAGGACCTCGTGCTGCGCTACGAGGGCAACGAGCCCGTGCAGGGCTTCCTGGTGACGGCAAGGAAATAA